From the Aquarana catesbeiana isolate 2022-GZ linkage group LG10, ASM4218655v1, whole genome shotgun sequence genome, the window GTGGCTCTGTACCCTGACCGGTGGATTTTAGAAGGGTGTCTCTGTACCCTGACCGGTGGATTTTAGAAGGGTGGCTCTGTACCCTGACCGGTGGATTTTAGAAGGGTGGCACTGTACCCTCACCGGTGGGTTGTGACgggtggcagttttttttttttttttttttttacaaattttatatGCACAAATAAACCTATCTGCCTGCAGTCTTTTTTTAGAATGTACAATGAGCTGCACGGGCGCAGCTTGCTTTGCATTCTGGCACAGAACCTGTATGCTGGGGAGGACTGAACTCCTGCTCAGACGCATGAGTGACATCCATCCTGCACCAGCCAATGAGGACAGCCGCAGCCCAGCACCCAGTAGAGGATGCCAGCGAGGGACGTTGAACTGTTAGAGGATAAGGTAGGTATTTCAGACTTtaattcctctttaaccacttacagactgacCCATACACATATATGGCAACAGGGCAGCCACTCTGCGCTGAatcacatacatgtatgtgatccagcatATCAAGGTAGGGGGCACGTGCGCCCGTTCTGTTCTGTAATTTTGATTCCAATGATTTAtgaccaggacctgctgatcggcttagtGAATCAcaatacagagccctgtgtttactaacaacacagggctaTGTACACCGAGCAGTGatgtggctattttttttttttcagaaaaatcaCCCACAtcgattagtaaaagcagcacataatgcACACATTGTTTGGCGCACAGTTAACCCTCTGATTGTCCCTTGATGTTagccccctcccagccagtgtcattagtacagtgtcagcgTACAgtattagaactgatcactgtattagtgtccctggtgatgtcagtggcattcagttagtgtcagattgttcgCCGTACAATCATAGTCCCGCtagtaagtcgctgatcactgccattaccagtatcagattaatacaaattccagtatagataccatagtttgtagatgctataactttcatgcaagccaatcaatatacacttattgagtttttttttaaccaagacatgtagcagaatacattttggccaaaattttatctttaaatattttttatagccgaaagcaaaaaaattttttttttttcaaaatcttcagtaTTTATTAGTCTATATaataaaaaacccaaaggtgatcaaggaccaccaaaagaaagctgcatttgtgttaaaaaaaatgatataaatgtaatttgtgtacaatgttgcatgaccgcacaattaccaattagcagtgttgaatagcaaaaaatgctttggtcatgaagggggtaaaattttccagaggtcaaatggttaaagaaAACCCATGGGCAACAAAAATGTAAAGCCCTGTAACCAGTCTAGAGGTGAGTGGGTTGAGGTGTTTAGTAATTGGCCTATGGTAAGATAGGTTTATTGGGTTCCAGTGAGTTCTAGGTCTTGTATACGATTGAATGGTTGTACTATGTATATGTTGTGTTGTTGTTTTAtgacataataaaaataattttacaaaaaaatactaACAAACTTGCTTTCTTTGTTTTGCAGGATTGATCTGCCACATATGGATTACTATGTAATTCATGAAGTTTATGATGGTGACTTCTCCCAAGAACAGTTTGAAGCAGAATTAGATGCTGCACTCGAACACCAGTATCAATATATTGTGATTGAACCAGCACGCCTGGGAGATGAGACTGCCCGCTGGATTTCAGTGGGCAATTGTCTACACAGAACTTCAGTTGTAACAGGAATTGTTTGTTTTTTGACACCTCTTGGCCTTCCTAGCTCCTCTGCTCATTATTTAGGACTACCAGCCGGAGCCTTAAGTGTGGCATGTGCTGCCCTTTatagtgtctcctggcagtctgatCCATGTTGTCATTATCAGGTCGATCTGAGTGGGCAAAAGCTTGCGCTGCTCCCCCCAGGGACTCTAAGGACTTCTTCTCCTGTAGTATTGGTCCGGAAAGAGGACACACAACGCAAAAGACTACACAATTTTATTGCACTGACTGCCCTAGTATACTGTGCCAAAAAGGTTTTTGAATTGTGTACAGACTGGTAGCATAAATGTTCTTACAGTAAAGATACTGACCTAATTATTTGGCTTTCTCCTTTATATCATGGGTCTGCGTTTGTAAGAGTATCACGTTACGTTTTAGATGTGGGAAGGCTCTGCAACCCCTAGTGCTTTGTTCCAACTgtgtcttaaaggataagttcgcctttggagcatgttacatgttctgCTCGTTTTgtggggtggaacatgtaacatgttccagcatctgcaacCCCCCCAATTGTGACAGTGGGCGGGGGATCTCCACCTACATCATTCATCCAGTTTCCTGTGATTACTGTAAATAGACCACAAGTACCGTCAGCCATTGAAGCTGATAGTTTGTAGTTCCCAATAAACTACGAGGGAGCTGGAGAGTGCTCcagtagttcattgatcttcctgctctcaagtaactgatataaatgtaatttgggtacagtgttgcatttaaagtgcaacagtactgaaaggtgaaaatttgtctgggcagaaagggggtgaaaaagcccagtattgaagtggttaaagcacagttTCTTTGTAAGTCCTATGTACAACAACAATTCACTTGTGGCGGGATCACTAAAGAGGGCAGAGTAACTAGTGTGTTTTCAAGGCGTCACACCCTCACTGGCGTAGACAGATAGACGTTACTTCCTAGTTAGCAGAAACCGTGCGGTATCTACTTCAGGAGTAACACTTCGCTGATCCATCTGGTAAAGGAGCCACAATGTGAAAACAGATAAGTATTTTGTCTGCCTTTTAACAAACCAGGATCGCAAATGTGCCATAGTCATTAGATGAATTAACAGGAGAAGTGCAAGGATCTCTAGATGGGAGGGAATACTCCacactcccaggtggacaggaacaggACCTGGAAATATGATGGAGCTGTCATGCTGCTAGAGTCCTCAAGAAATGTAGGGAGCTATAGGAGGACTCAGCCCACCAGACAGAACCTATAATGTAAATATCACTTTGGATGGTATGACCAATTTAAATAAAATAGTGGTGAGAActgtaagtggttgtaaaggctcaaggtcttTTTTACCTTTGTGAATTCTATACatgtaggtaaaaaaccttctgtgtgcagcagcagcctccccccaatacttatctgagccccatctcaatccagtgatgtgcaggagagcagcagctctcctgggtctcttcctcattggctgagacagcactaGGAGCCATAGGCTctggctactgtcaatcacagccagtgagccaatgaggagagagcagggccggtgaatatacacacacacacacacagcagcagctcacttttttttctgtggtcagggggcttatcggaacctggaagggGGCCTTcagatcccagcaccccccccccccccccccatgtgaatgattactcattcactaaaaagagtgtcaaaaagaaAAACCCCTGGTGTACAACCATCGTTAATCACGCTGCCATTTGCGCCGAAGGCTTCCGCatttgacatttcttaaatagccaaggggcggagccacctgttggcaccgccccttatgacatcGCCAACCaaccatgcactttttttttttttcagggtggcgaTGGGTGTTGTAATTGATGTTGGATCTAGACCCC encodes:
- the LOC141110896 gene encoding transmembrane protein 11, mitochondrial-like isoform X4, producing MTWIDLPHMDYYVIHEVYDGDFSQEQFEAELDAALEHQYQYIVIEPARLGDETARWISVGNCLHRTSVVTGIVCFLTPLGLPSSSAHYLGLPAGALSVACAALYSVSWQSDPCCHYQVDLSGQKLALLPPGTLRTSSPVVLVRKEDTQRKRLHNFIALTALVYCAKKVFELCTDW
- the LOC141110896 gene encoding transmembrane protein 11, mitochondrial-like isoform X2, which translates into the protein MAFVQPGARLKWRSWRIDLPHMDYYVIHEVYDGDFSQEQFEAELDAALEHQYQYIVIEPARLGDETARWISVGNCLHRTSVVTGIVCFLTPLGLPSSSAHYLGLPAGALSVACAALYSVSWQSDPCCHYQVDLSGQKLALLPPGTLRTSSPVVLVRKEDTQRKRLHNFIALTALVYCAKKVFELCTDW
- the LOC141110896 gene encoding transmembrane protein 11, mitochondrial-like isoform X5 codes for the protein MDYYVIHEVYDGDFSQEQFEAELDAALEHQYQYIVIEPARLGDETARWISVGNCLHRTSVVTGIVCFLTPLGLPSSSAHYLGLPAGALSVACAALYSVSWQSDPCCHYQVDLSGQKLALLPPGTLRTSSPVVLVRKEDTQRKRLHNFIALTALVYCAKKVFELCTDW
- the LOC141110896 gene encoding transmembrane protein 11, mitochondrial-like isoform X3, whose protein sequence is MAELEVAERIDLPHMDYYVIHEVYDGDFSQEQFEAELDAALEHQYQYIVIEPARLGDETARWISVGNCLHRTSVVTGIVCFLTPLGLPSSSAHYLGLPAGALSVACAALYSVSWQSDPCCHYQVDLSGQKLALLPPGTLRTSSPVVLVRKEDTQRKRLHNFIALTALVYCAKKVFELCTDW
- the LOC141110896 gene encoding transmembrane protein 11, mitochondrial-like isoform X1 — protein: MNSLMIFLSLPSLFTGSPCPVLWIDLPHMDYYVIHEVYDGDFSQEQFEAELDAALEHQYQYIVIEPARLGDETARWISVGNCLHRTSVVTGIVCFLTPLGLPSSSAHYLGLPAGALSVACAALYSVSWQSDPCCHYQVDLSGQKLALLPPGTLRTSSPVVLVRKEDTQRKRLHNFIALTALVYCAKKVFELCTDW